The Opitutales bacterium ASA1 genome window below encodes:
- a CDS encoding ATP-dependent helicase, whose product MVETITPTSGSTAARALHPTLAAWVARRFGRLAPAQEQALPHVLAGRDLLLTAPTGSGKTLAAFLGVFDGLARAHDDGRIGPGVLAIYVSPLRALAYDIEKNLRAPLEELGWSFVEIGIRTGDTTAAERARLRRRPPHILVTTPESLLLLLAQPAQASALARVRWVIVDELHALAESKRGSLLAVGLEQLVDLCVASGRPPPVRIGLSATVHPLPLMRDFLCGPGRTAAIVEVHDDREPELEVFSPLREHPYPAAGYTGMRIVAELRDLIETRRTTLVFTNTRSGAEAIGLRLRQAMPALAEEIEVHHGSLDRSVRLDVEDRLKRGELRAVVCSTSLELGIDIGSVDTVVMVGAPKGVARALQRIGRSGHSLGESSHGVLVATNINDLAECVVTRRAMRRRELEPLRLPENPVDVLAQFLTVLAVSGNRTPDEAFALVRRSHPFHSLRRADFDRVLRYLEGGGAALERQYRPVFGKVTTTDDGKLGLPHPRVARELFQNIGTINSDAMVTVRHRMRRIGQVEESFVKRLSPGDVFVLQGRPYRLLEAKLLEAKVEPAKRALPTVPRWNANKIPLASGLARDVSSLRGALAERLAADADDERTIAWLEREYTITTINAAALVRQFRLQARVSHIPTPHFLLVEIHADGDLRHVVFHALVGRSVNDALSRIVARRVRELHGGNALVTIDDYGFMLGLRAEQLPPDGDWRPCFVREGAEEALRAALLESQLVKWQFRGVAQTALMVPRRLRGEARGQRQMQWSAEIIHDVLRRHEPDHPLLEEAFAEASLRFLDRDGALAFLDDMRTLPITTVETPRISPFAFGIHASRIRETMMMEDPEAAIERLFHEMYARLDDDDTR is encoded by the coding sequence ATGGTTGAGACGATCACGCCCACGTCCGGATCCACCGCTGCACGCGCGCTCCATCCGACGCTCGCCGCATGGGTCGCCCGTCGATTCGGCCGCTTGGCGCCCGCACAGGAACAAGCGCTGCCGCACGTGCTCGCTGGGCGCGATCTCCTGCTCACGGCGCCCACCGGTTCCGGCAAGACGCTCGCCGCCTTCCTCGGCGTCTTCGATGGTCTCGCGCGAGCGCACGACGACGGTCGCATCGGTCCGGGCGTGCTCGCCATCTACGTCTCGCCGCTGCGCGCCCTCGCCTACGACATCGAGAAGAACCTTCGCGCTCCGCTGGAGGAACTCGGTTGGTCGTTCGTGGAGATCGGTATCCGCACGGGGGATACGACCGCGGCCGAGCGCGCGCGCCTCCGCCGGCGACCGCCGCACATCCTCGTCACCACGCCGGAGAGCCTGCTCCTGCTGCTCGCTCAACCCGCTCAGGCCTCGGCGCTCGCGCGCGTGCGCTGGGTGATCGTCGACGAACTGCACGCGCTCGCCGAATCGAAGCGCGGCTCGCTCCTCGCCGTCGGCCTCGAGCAACTGGTGGATCTCTGCGTGGCGTCCGGTCGGCCCCCACCCGTGCGCATCGGCCTCTCCGCGACCGTGCATCCGCTGCCGCTGATGCGCGACTTCCTCTGCGGCCCCGGCCGAACTGCGGCGATCGTCGAGGTCCACGACGACCGCGAGCCGGAGCTGGAGGTGTTCTCCCCGCTGCGCGAGCACCCGTATCCGGCAGCCGGGTACACCGGCATGCGCATCGTGGCCGAGCTGCGCGACCTGATCGAAACGCGGCGCACCACGCTCGTGTTCACCAACACGCGCAGCGGCGCAGAGGCCATCGGCTTGCGCCTGCGCCAGGCGATGCCGGCGCTCGCCGAAGAGATCGAGGTGCACCACGGTTCGCTCGACCGAAGCGTGCGGCTCGACGTCGAAGACCGCCTGAAGCGCGGCGAACTGCGTGCGGTGGTCTGCTCGACGAGCCTGGAACTCGGCATCGACATCGGCTCGGTCGACACGGTCGTGATGGTCGGCGCACCCAAGGGCGTCGCCCGCGCGCTGCAACGCATCGGCCGCTCCGGCCACTCGCTCGGGGAGAGTAGTCACGGCGTGCTCGTGGCGACGAACATCAACGATCTCGCCGAGTGCGTCGTCACACGACGCGCCATGCGCCGGCGCGAGCTCGAGCCGCTGCGCCTGCCGGAGAACCCGGTCGACGTGCTCGCGCAGTTTCTCACCGTGCTCGCCGTATCCGGAAACCGGACACCGGACGAAGCGTTCGCCCTGGTGCGCCGGAGCCACCCGTTCCACTCGCTCCGCCGCGCCGACTTCGACCGCGTGCTCCGCTACCTCGAGGGCGGCGGCGCGGCGCTGGAACGGCAGTATCGCCCCGTGTTCGGCAAGGTCACGACGACCGACGACGGAAAGCTCGGCCTGCCCCACCCGCGCGTCGCGCGCGAGTTGTTCCAAAACATCGGCACGATCAACAGCGACGCCATGGTCACGGTGCGGCACCGCATGCGCCGCATCGGGCAGGTCGAAGAGTCGTTCGTCAAACGACTCTCCCCCGGCGACGTGTTCGTGCTCCAAGGGCGGCCCTACCGGTTGTTGGAGGCGAAGCTGCTCGAAGCCAAGGTCGAACCCGCGAAGCGCGCGCTCCCGACGGTGCCGCGCTGGAACGCGAACAAGATCCCGCTCGCCTCCGGCCTCGCCCGGGACGTGTCCTCGCTCCGCGGCGCTCTGGCCGAACGGCTCGCGGCCGACGCCGACGACGAGCGCACGATCGCGTGGTTGGAGCGTGAATACACGATCACGACGATCAACGCCGCCGCCCTCGTCCGTCAGTTCCGGCTCCAAGCGAGAGTGTCGCACATCCCGACGCCGCACTTCCTGCTCGTGGAGATCCACGCGGACGGCGATCTGCGGCACGTGGTGTTTCACGCGCTGGTCGGACGCTCCGTCAACGACGCCCTGTCGCGCATCGTCGCCCGCCGCGTGCGCGAACTCCACGGCGGCAACGCCCTCGTGACGATCGACGACTACGGATTCATGCTCGGCCTGCGCGCGGAACAACTCCCGCCGGACGGCGACTGGCGCCCATGCTTCGTACGCGAGGGCGCCGAGGAGGCTTTGCGTGCGGCGCTGCTCGAGTCGCAACTGGTGAAATGGCAGTTCCGCGGCGTGGCGCAAACCGCGCTGATGGTCCCACGGCGGCTGCGCGGGGAGGCTCGCGGACAACGGCAGATGCAATGGAGCGCGGAGATCATCCACGACGTCCTGCGACGCCACGAACCGGATCATCCGCTGCTGGAGGAGGCGTTCGCCGAGGCGTCGCTGCGCTTCCTCGATCGCGACGGTGCGCTCGCCTTCCTCGACGACATGCGGACCCTCCCGATCACGACCGTCGAGACGCCGCGCATCAGCCCGTTCGCCTTCGGCATCCACGCCAGCCGCATCCGCGAGACGATGATGATGGAGGACCCCGAGGCGGCGATCGAACGTCTCTTCCACGAAATGTATGCACGACTCGACGACGACGACACGCGCTGA
- a CDS encoding AI-2E family transporter — protein MADAGSSFFTPGQRRLIGFALGFIALLLIISLLAVVVFVLGRLVGMFAHVLWPLAVAGITALMLRPVVGLLERKARLSRIPSVLVLYLAFVLLVVAVLLLFVPELVRQIVDFVNAVPGLWQRAGTELEEVYPAWVELYNRAMANETLSGMINGAVEQIRSFAMGVLPNLKSAGGTVVGVFGFVANLAIVPVYLFFFLQSDDDPTRSLPEYLPFLKEDTREDVTFLAREFVGIVVAFFRGQLLIGLIMGVLLALGFSLAGLEFGVVFGIFAGLLNIVPYLGTILGLAAVLPTAYFQSDGGLLTVGLCLGVFILVQMIEGYFLTPKIMGDQTGLHPVTIIIAIFFWGTALNGILGMILAIPLTAFLVTAWRLAKRKYLRPV, from the coding sequence ATGGCCGACGCTGGCTCCTCCTTCTTCACCCCCGGGCAACGCAGGCTGATCGGTTTCGCCCTCGGGTTCATCGCCCTGCTGTTGATCATCTCCCTGCTCGCCGTCGTGGTCTTCGTGCTCGGCCGGCTGGTGGGGATGTTTGCCCACGTCTTGTGGCCGCTCGCGGTCGCAGGGATCACGGCCCTGATGTTGCGCCCGGTCGTAGGACTGCTCGAGCGCAAGGCGCGGCTGTCGCGCATCCCGAGCGTGCTCGTGCTCTACCTTGCCTTCGTGCTGCTCGTGGTGGCCGTCCTCCTGCTCTTCGTACCCGAACTGGTGCGGCAGATCGTGGACTTCGTGAACGCCGTCCCCGGCCTCTGGCAGCGAGCCGGGACCGAACTCGAGGAGGTCTATCCGGCGTGGGTGGAACTCTACAACCGCGCCATGGCCAACGAGACCCTCAGCGGCATGATCAACGGCGCCGTCGAGCAGATCCGCAGCTTCGCGATGGGGGTGCTGCCCAACCTCAAGTCCGCCGGCGGCACGGTGGTCGGCGTCTTCGGGTTCGTGGCCAACCTCGCGATCGTACCGGTCTACCTGTTCTTTTTCCTCCAATCGGACGACGACCCCACGCGCTCGTTGCCGGAGTATCTCCCGTTTCTGAAGGAAGACACGCGCGAGGACGTGACGTTTCTCGCGCGCGAGTTCGTCGGCATCGTGGTCGCCTTCTTCCGCGGGCAACTCCTCATCGGCCTGATCATGGGCGTGTTGCTCGCGCTCGGATTTTCGCTCGCGGGATTGGAGTTCGGAGTGGTCTTCGGCATCTTCGCCGGGCTGCTCAACATCGTGCCCTACCTCGGCACGATCCTCGGCTTGGCGGCGGTCTTGCCGACTGCCTACTTTCAGTCCGACGGAGGCTTGCTCACGGTCGGGCTCTGTCTCGGGGTCTTCATCCTCGTGCAAATGATCGAGGGCTACTTTCTCACGCCCAAGATCATGGGCGACCAGACGGGCCTGCACCCCGTGACGATCATCATCGCGATCTTCTTCTGGGGCACCGCGCTCAACGGAATTCTCGGCATGATCCTCGCGATCCCGCTGACCGCATTTCTCGTCACGGCTTGGCGCTTGGCGAAGCGAAAGTATCTCAGACCCGTGTGA